CGCTGGCTTCGGCAATCAATGGTGCCAAAAGTTCACCGGCGTTCATGGTGGCTTCGATGCTGTGGTGGAAGAGGGTTACGACTCTCTGTTCCATCGGTAATGCAGTTTCCTCTTGGCCGTGTTCATTGCCCGAATGCGTTGGCAATCCACTGTATGTGAAGATTTTCTTGCGCTTGCCCCAGTTGCTCAATGGCAATGACATCAAAGCGGCAGGGGCAGTCGAGCTTGCGATATTGCAGGTAACTGTTGGCCGTAGCCAGTAGTTTGCGTTGTTTGCGCTGGTCCACGCTGATGCCGGCCCCACCAAACCGGTTGCTGCGGCGAAAGCGTACTTCCACAAAAACCAGCGTGTTGCCATCCCGGGCGATAAGATCGATTTCGCCGAAACGACTGCTGAAGTTGCGTTCGACAATGGTCAGGCCCGCTGCACACAGGTGCTGTGCAGCGGTATCTTCCATTTGATTGCCAATTTCGGTGGTATCCATAAGAAATCCTTTTCCATGGTTTACGTTGTGCACTGCCCGATGACTGTCTCGGGTAATACGGGAAAAATCAGTGGTTGGCTGCGTCCAGGTTCGCCTCTCCTTGTGCCGGTGTTGTGGTGGATGTGATGGGTACCGGGGTGCCCTTCTCCATCTTGGCCCAGATCTGTTCCCGCACGATACGCCCGTCTACTGTCAGGCTCAGCGCGCCGGTAAGGCCGTAAACCTTCTGATCGGGGAACTGGCGCAGCATAGGCAAGCGCGGGTATAGACGGAAAGCGTCTGCACCCAGCGCGTACAGGCGGGCAAACGCCGGAGCCGGAGCCGCCTGTTGCACGATGTTCTGTCGTGTCTGGTTGTCCTCTTCGAACAGCCATGGCAATGCAGTAAAGCGCACCCCGTTGAGGTCCCGGTCCCGTCGCGGGTTGACGGTGCCGGAGAAGACCTGTGAGGTTGAGAATACTGGCAAGTCGCTGGCATAGAAGTATGACAGCATGGGCGTAATCTGGCGTGCTTCCTGAGGCTGGGCGAGCACAAACAGCATATCCACGTCGCCGCGCCGGCGCGGGGTGAACTTCAGTGGTGATAGCAGCTTGCTGCGCAGTGCGCGTTCGCGATTTTTGCTTTCATTGACCAGCAGTACATCGCTGATCAGCTGGGAAAAATTGCTGTTGTCGCGGTAATTCCGACTGACGCTGATGTGGCCACCGAGGCGATTCCACTCCTCGGTAAATGCCTTGACGCCGCGCTGCCCCCAGCTGGATTCCGGGGACAGGATCATCGCCTGGCGATGGCCCAGATGATATGCCTGCTGGGCCACTTGACGCGCCTCATCCTCAATCGCGAGGCCAAACTGCACCAGGTCATGGGTGAGGCGACCGGAGTCATCTCCCCATTCGCCGGCATAGTTCAAGGCCAGCGTCGGGATCGGCAGTTGTTCGGTGGCGAGCAGGTTGGCCACTTTATTTTTGTCCAGTGGCCCCACGATGGCCTGGGCACCGTTGTTTACTGCAGTCTGGTACACCTGCTCAAACGATTGATCAGTGCCGGTATCGTACACCTGTACCTGAGGGGTGGGCGCGCCGGCATCCAGGCTGCTGTAATAGGCGGCCATAAAACCGTCGCGAATAGCGCGACCAGCGGCGCCCAGGGAGCCGGACAGCGGCAGCAACAGGGCGACATTTTGCGCTCTCTGGTTTGCCAGCTGCTCCAACAGCTGCAGTGCCTGTGGCGGATGGCTGACTGCGGAATGGCCCGGCCACTGCTGGCGCCAGCGGCTCAGCGCGGTGAGCTGGGTGCTGATGTCGGTCTGGGTATTGCGGCCCAGCAGGGCCAGCTGGTACCAGGCCTGCAGTTGGGGATCTTGCGACTCCTCCGCGCGCTGGCGCAGTTCCTTCGACGGTAACTGAGTGAGCAACTGCCAGAAACCGTTATTGTTGGCGGTGATGGTCGCTTCGTCTTCGGCGATGGCGGCAATGCGCCGGCGCTCGGCGATACCACTGTCGATATCGCCCAGCAGGCTCCAGAGGTCGGCGCGCAGGTTGCGCAGGGGAAGCGCGGTTTCAACCGGCAGCTGGTACCAGGTTTGCTCAAGGCGTGGGGCACTGACAAGGTCCAGCGCCTGAAAGAATTCGTCCTCTTCGCTCAACAGTTCGCCATAGACATGGGCGTAACGGGCATACTCGGTATCGGTCAACTGCTCCGGGTCGATCGCGGTGGCGGCCTGTTTGGCCGTCGTTTTATCTCCCAATGTGTATAGAATGTCCGCCGCCTGCAGTTGCAGCTGGTCTTTTTGCGGAGACTGCGCCTCGCGCGCGCTGCTCAGCAGGGCGACGGCGTTCTGGCGGCTGGCGACCGCTGTGCCGGCCTGGGTCGTACTCTGCACGCCGGGCTGGGTGCTCTGGGTCTGGCAGCCGGCCAGCGCCAAAGTCAGCAGGCTGGCGGCGACGCCGTGAATCAGGGGTGTGCGCCGGATGAGGGCGGGCATATTCTTCTCCCACAAAACTTATTCTGGAGTGAACTATGGGGCTGGATAAAGCGGTGCTTTATGTCGTCGCGACGCCCATCGGGAATCTGGCGGATATGGTACCGCGAGCGGTGGAAATTCTACAGTGCGCTGATCTGGTGGCCGCGGAAGACACCCGTCACAGTCAGCGACTTTTCTCCCATTTCGATATCGACACGCCGCTGGTGGCCTACCATGACCACTCGGATGACCAGCGTACCGCAAGGCTTCTGGAGAAGCTGGAAGCCGGGCAGACGGTGGCTCTGATCTCCGATGCCGGTACGCCGCTGATCTCTGACCCCGGATACCGACTGGTGCGGGAGGCGCGCGAGCGGGGATTCCAGGTGGTGCCGATACCGGGTGCCTGTGCC
The Microbulbifer celer DNA segment above includes these coding regions:
- a CDS encoding YraN family protein, which translates into the protein MDTTEIGNQMEDTAAQHLCAAGLTIVERNFSSRFGEIDLIARDGNTLVFVEVRFRRSNRFGGAGISVDQRKQRKLLATANSYLQYRKLDCPCRFDVIAIEQLGQAQENLHIQWIANAFGQ
- a CDS encoding penicillin-binding protein activator, giving the protein MPALIRRTPLIHGVAASLLTLALAGCQTQSTQPGVQSTTQAGTAVASRQNAVALLSSAREAQSPQKDQLQLQAADILYTLGDKTTAKQAATAIDPEQLTDTEYARYAHVYGELLSEEDEFFQALDLVSAPRLEQTWYQLPVETALPLRNLRADLWSLLGDIDSGIAERRRIAAIAEDEATITANNNGFWQLLTQLPSKELRQRAEESQDPQLQAWYQLALLGRNTQTDISTQLTALSRWRQQWPGHSAVSHPPQALQLLEQLANQRAQNVALLLPLSGSLGAAGRAIRDGFMAAYYSSLDAGAPTPQVQVYDTGTDQSFEQVYQTAVNNGAQAIVGPLDKNKVANLLATEQLPIPTLALNYAGEWGDDSGRLTHDLVQFGLAIEDEARQVAQQAYHLGHRQAMILSPESSWGQRGVKAFTEEWNRLGGHISVSRNYRDNSNFSQLISDVLLVNESKNRERALRSKLLSPLKFTPRRRGDVDMLFVLAQPQEARQITPMLSYFYASDLPVFSTSQVFSGTVNPRRDRDLNGVRFTALPWLFEEDNQTRQNIVQQAAPAPAFARLYALGADAFRLYPRLPMLRQFPDQKVYGLTGALSLTVDGRIVREQIWAKMEKGTPVPITSTTTPAQGEANLDAANH